A window of the Acidithiobacillus thiooxidans ATCC 19377 genome harbors these coding sequences:
- the atpG gene encoding F0F1 ATP synthase subunit gamma, translating to MANAKEIRGQIKSVKNTRKITRAMEMVAASKMRRAQERMRAARPYAEKIREVLGHLALAHPEYEHPLMQVRPVKKAGFLVITTDRGLCGALNVNVLRQVVHKMHDLHEQGVSSDLAVMGNKGLGFLRRHGAHLVAELNGLGDKPNLADMIGPIKAMADAYAKGEVDVVYMVSSRFVNTMLQRATLEQLLPVAKPEVPAEKPAEMWDYIYEPEARPVLDKLMHRYVESVVYQAVIEHLACEQSARMVAMKNASDNAKRMVGDLQLAYNKARQAAITQEIAEISAGAAAV from the coding sequence ATGGCCAATGCCAAGGAAATTCGCGGTCAGATCAAGAGCGTAAAAAATACGCGCAAGATCACCCGCGCCATGGAAATGGTGGCTGCAAGCAAGATGCGGCGCGCGCAGGAACGGATGCGCGCTGCCCGGCCCTATGCGGAGAAAATTCGCGAAGTACTGGGCCATCTGGCGCTGGCACACCCGGAGTATGAACATCCTTTGATGCAGGTTCGGCCCGTTAAAAAAGCGGGTTTTCTGGTCATCACTACCGATCGTGGCCTTTGCGGTGCGCTGAATGTCAATGTGCTTCGGCAGGTTGTCCATAAAATGCACGACCTGCACGAACAGGGCGTCAGTTCGGATCTCGCGGTCATGGGGAACAAGGGGCTGGGTTTTTTGCGTCGGCATGGCGCCCATCTGGTCGCTGAACTGAATGGACTGGGCGACAAGCCCAATCTGGCGGACATGATCGGACCCATCAAGGCCATGGCCGATGCTTACGCCAAGGGTGAGGTCGATGTGGTTTATATGGTCTCTTCCCGCTTCGTCAATACCATGCTGCAACGCGCCACTCTGGAGCAGTTGCTACCCGTAGCCAAGCCGGAAGTGCCTGCCGAAAAACCGGCGGAGATGTGGGATTACATTTACGAGCCGGAGGCTCGCCCGGTTCTCGACAAGCTGATGCATCGCTATGTGGAGTCTGTCGTTTATCAGGCGGTCATTGAGCATCTGGCCTGCGAGCAAAGTGCGCGCATGGTGGCCATGAAAAATGCCTCGGACAACGCCAAACGGATGGTGGGCGATCTGCAGTTGGCTTACAACAAGGCCCGTCAGGCAGCCATTACACAGGAAATCGCCGAAATCAGCGCCGGTGCGGCGGCGGTTTGA
- the atpD gene encoding F0F1 ATP synthase subunit beta, with protein MSEAVAKDNAVGHIVQVIGPVIDVAFPRGQVPEIMEAVVITEKNLTIEIQAQLGDGVARGIAMGPSEGLKRGLAVARTGAPISVPVGHGTLGRIMDVLGDPVDGKGPVQTEERKAIHRPAPSFDELAASTEVLETGIKVIDLVCPFAKGGKVGLFGGAGVGKTVLMMELIRNIAIEHTGYSVFAGVGERTREGNDFYHEMTDSGVLDKVALCYGQMNEPPGNRLRVGLTGLTMAEHFRDEGRDILMFIDNIFRYTLAGTEVSALLGRMPSAVGYQPTLAEEMGKLQERITSTKVGSITSVQAVYVPADDLTDPSPATTFAHLDATVVLSRQIAELGIYPALDPLDSFSRQLDPAIVGQEHYDVARSCQKTLQRYKELQDIIAILGMDELSEDDKLLVSRARKIQRFLSQPFFVAEVFTGSPGTYASLKDTIRGFKAIVAGEYDHLPEQAFYMVGTIDEAIAKAQKLQQG; from the coding sequence ATGAGCGAAGCGGTAGCTAAAGATAATGCCGTCGGCCACATTGTCCAGGTGATCGGACCGGTGATCGATGTCGCCTTTCCTCGCGGGCAGGTCCCGGAGATCATGGAAGCCGTGGTCATCACGGAAAAAAATCTTACCATTGAAATTCAGGCGCAGTTGGGTGACGGCGTGGCACGCGGTATTGCCATGGGCCCCAGCGAAGGTTTGAAGCGGGGTCTGGCGGTTGCCCGTACGGGTGCCCCCATCAGCGTCCCCGTTGGTCACGGTACTTTGGGACGGATCATGGACGTCCTGGGTGATCCTGTCGATGGCAAGGGTCCGGTACAGACGGAAGAGCGCAAGGCCATTCACCGCCCCGCCCCCAGCTTTGATGAACTGGCGGCCAGCACCGAAGTGCTGGAAACCGGTATCAAGGTTATCGATCTGGTCTGTCCTTTCGCCAAGGGCGGCAAGGTCGGTCTCTTCGGTGGTGCAGGTGTTGGTAAAACCGTGCTCATGATGGAACTGATCCGGAATATCGCCATTGAGCATACCGGTTATTCGGTGTTTGCCGGTGTGGGTGAAAGGACCCGCGAAGGTAATGACTTCTATCACGAAATGACCGATTCCGGCGTGCTCGACAAAGTGGCGCTGTGCTATGGCCAGATGAATGAGCCACCCGGCAACCGTTTGCGCGTCGGTCTGACCGGTTTGACCATGGCGGAACATTTCCGTGATGAAGGCCGCGATATTCTGATGTTCATTGATAACATCTTCCGTTACACCCTGGCGGGTACGGAAGTATCCGCTCTGCTCGGGCGTATGCCTTCGGCAGTGGGTTATCAGCCGACGCTGGCTGAAGAAATGGGCAAGTTGCAGGAACGCATCACCTCTACCAAGGTGGGTTCCATCACCTCGGTACAGGCGGTTTATGTGCCTGCTGACGATCTCACCGATCCGTCACCGGCCACGACCTTTGCCCACTTGGACGCAACGGTGGTGTTGTCCCGTCAGATTGCTGAACTGGGTATTTACCCCGCTCTGGATCCTCTGGATTCCTTCAGTCGTCAGTTGGATCCGGCGATTGTCGGTCAGGAACACTATGATGTGGCACGTTCCTGTCAGAAGACCCTGCAGCGCTACAAGGAATTGCAGGACATTATCGCCATTCTGGGTATGGATGAACTTTCCGAAGATGACAAGTTACTGGTCTCACGAGCCCGTAAAATTCAGCGCTTCCTGTCCCAGCCCTTCTTCGTGGCAGAAGTATTCACGGGTAGCCCCGGTACCTATGCTTCACTGAAAGATACCATTCGCGGGTTCAAAGCCATTGTTGCCGGTGAATATGATCATCTGCCGGAACAGGCTTTTTACATGGTAGGTACTATTGATGAAGCGATTGCCAAGGCGCAAAAGCTGCAGCAGGGATAA
- a CDS encoding F0F1 ATP synthase subunit epsilon, with protein sequence MAMTIDVRVVSAEGSIYEGVATMVVAPGEMGELGILPRHAPLLTGLRPGELRIINGENTEYLFVNGGMLEIQPDVVTVLADSAERATDIDEAKALAAKQAAEARLAGNLDQMDYAAAQGELLAQIARLKAVQRLREQGLLR encoded by the coding sequence ATGGCCATGACCATTGATGTGCGGGTCGTCAGTGCTGAAGGGAGTATTTACGAAGGCGTTGCCACCATGGTGGTAGCCCCCGGTGAAATGGGTGAGTTGGGTATTTTGCCGCGCCACGCTCCCTTGCTGACCGGATTACGTCCCGGCGAGTTACGGATTATCAACGGTGAAAACACCGAATATTTGTTCGTAAACGGCGGCATGCTCGAAATCCAGCCGGACGTGGTCACGGTTCTGGCAGATTCAGCAGAACGGGCTACGGATATTGACGAAGCCAAGGCGCTTGCTGCCAAACAGGCGGCTGAGGCGCGTCTGGCCGGTAATCTGGATCAGATGGATTATGCTGCAGCTCAGGGTGAACTATTGGCTCAGATTGCCCGTTTGAAAGCCGTTCAGCGCTTGCGCGAGCAAGGCCTGCTGCGCTAG
- the glmU gene encoding bifunctional UDP-N-acetylglucosamine diphosphorylase/glucosamine-1-phosphate N-acetyltransferase GlmU, producing MITDIVVLAAGQGTRMRSARPKVLQALGGKPLLEHVLDTAQALQPRHLHVVIGNGAELVQEHFSQWPVQWWHQQEQRGTGDALKAALPGLRGADRVLVLYGDVPLLTADTLRAFQAKTPQNALGLSTAILEQAQGYGRIVRDAQGQVQAIREQKDCSSTEHAIREVNLGMMILPVASLQGWLSDLSANNAQGELYLTDVVAIARSSHHEVWPFTFSDASEALGVNDPVQLATLERIYQRRQLRHLQVQGLRLADPERVDIRGTLECGQDCWMDPNVLCIGKVRLGDRVRIGMGVVLQDVEIGDDAEVLPYSVLEGARIGASARIGPFARVRPGSDIGVAAHIGNYVEVKASTIGNGSKANHLTYIGDSEIGSGVNVGAGSITCNYDGVNKHKTVIGNDVFVGSATQLIAPVSVGDGATIGAGSTITKDVPAGGLTLSRSPQRSIPDWQRPQRKIKES from the coding sequence GTGATTACCGATATTGTCGTGTTGGCGGCCGGTCAGGGTACCCGCATGCGTTCTGCCCGGCCCAAAGTGTTGCAGGCTTTGGGCGGCAAGCCTTTACTGGAGCATGTGCTGGATACGGCGCAGGCCTTGCAACCGCGACACTTGCATGTGGTGATTGGCAATGGCGCTGAGCTTGTTCAAGAGCATTTCAGTCAGTGGCCCGTGCAGTGGTGGCATCAGCAGGAGCAACGTGGCACCGGCGATGCCCTGAAAGCGGCTTTACCCGGTCTGCGGGGTGCTGACCGGGTACTAGTGCTGTATGGGGATGTTCCCTTGCTCACCGCTGACACCTTGCGCGCATTTCAGGCAAAAACTCCGCAAAACGCTCTGGGACTGAGTACCGCCATTCTTGAACAGGCCCAGGGTTACGGTCGTATTGTCCGCGACGCCCAAGGCCAGGTACAGGCCATTCGTGAACAGAAAGACTGCAGCAGCACAGAGCATGCTATCCGGGAAGTGAATCTAGGCATGATGATATTGCCAGTCGCTTCACTTCAGGGCTGGTTATCGGACTTGTCAGCCAATAATGCCCAGGGTGAGTTATATCTGACGGATGTGGTTGCCATCGCCCGGAGCAGTCATCACGAGGTCTGGCCTTTTACTTTTAGCGATGCCAGCGAAGCCCTGGGCGTCAATGACCCGGTTCAGCTGGCGACGCTGGAGAGAATTTATCAGCGCCGGCAGCTGCGTCATTTGCAGGTTCAGGGGCTGCGCCTGGCGGATCCGGAGCGTGTGGATATTCGCGGAACTCTGGAATGCGGTCAGGATTGCTGGATGGACCCCAATGTTCTGTGTATCGGCAAGGTGCGTCTGGGAGATCGGGTGCGCATCGGTATGGGCGTGGTTCTGCAGGATGTGGAAATTGGCGATGATGCAGAAGTACTGCCCTACAGTGTACTCGAAGGCGCCCGTATAGGCGCTAGTGCACGGATCGGCCCATTCGCCAGAGTTCGTCCGGGTAGTGATATTGGCGTGGCGGCACATATCGGTAATTATGTGGAAGTGAAAGCCTCGACCATTGGCAATGGTTCCAAGGCTAATCATCTGACCTATATTGGTGACTCGGAAATCGGTTCCGGAGTAAATGTGGGCGCAGGGAGCATCACCTGCAATTATGATGGGGTGAACAAGCACAAGACCGTGATCGGAAATGATGTGTTTGTCGGTTCGGCGACGCAGTTGATTGCGCCAGTCAGTGTGGGTGACGGCGCGACTATTGGTGCCGGAAGCACGATCACCAAGGATGTGCCCGCCGGTGGGTTGACCCTCAGCCGCAGCCCCCAGCGTTCCATTCCGGATTGGCAGCGCCCGCAACGAAAAATCAAGGAAAGCTGA
- the glmS gene encoding glutamine--fructose-6-phosphate transaminase (isomerizing): protein MCGIVGGVSKTDLVPMILEGLRRLEYRGYDSAGLAMLQQVPGQQPSLERVRSVGRVAELTAATSERALQGMLGIGHTRWATHGGVAECNAHPMLSHEQIAVVHNGIIENFHALRARLEQAGYVFTSETDTEVIAHLVHFYRQTAPDLFTAVRQTVAELRGAYAIAVLSLADPDRLCVARMGCPLLLGIADEGHYFASDVAALLPVTRRVLYLDDGDVALLERDKLSITDQAGQPQKREEHWSELSAAAVDLGPYRHFMQKEIHEQPRALADTLEGALNSQLNLGDLWGAQAEAIFKDVNSVLFLASGTSHYATLVGRQWLESIAGIPAQAELGHEYRYRDSIPNPRQLIVTLSQSGETLDTFEALKRAKELGHDYTLSICNVAESAIPRASALRFLTRAGPEIGVASTKAFTTQLVALYLLAISLAKAQGKLDADTQATHLEALRQLPGSVQHALNLEPQIQGWAARFAGKEHALFLGRGLHYPIALEGALKLKEISYIHAEAYPAGELKHGPLALVDSNMPVVVIAPNDRLLEKVAANMQEVHARGGELYVFADADSHFSASAGIHVMRLPRHTGLLSPVVHVIPVQLLAYHAALVKGTDVDRPRNLAKAVTVE from the coding sequence ATGTGCGGTATTGTCGGTGGTGTCAGTAAGACGGATTTGGTGCCCATGATTCTGGAAGGTTTGCGGCGCCTGGAATATCGCGGCTACGATTCGGCGGGTTTGGCGATGCTCCAACAGGTTCCAGGACAGCAGCCAAGCCTGGAGCGCGTGCGGAGCGTGGGTCGGGTGGCGGAATTGACGGCGGCAACCAGCGAGCGGGCTTTGCAAGGCATGCTGGGCATTGGTCACACCCGTTGGGCGACCCATGGGGGGGTGGCAGAATGTAATGCCCATCCCATGTTGTCTCATGAACAAATTGCGGTGGTGCACAACGGTATTATCGAAAATTTTCATGCCCTGCGTGCCCGTCTGGAACAGGCAGGTTATGTATTCACTTCCGAAACAGATACGGAAGTCATTGCCCATCTGGTCCATTTTTATCGACAGACAGCGCCTGATTTGTTTACAGCGGTACGGCAAACCGTGGCGGAATTGCGCGGCGCTTATGCCATTGCCGTTTTGTCGCTTGCAGACCCGGACCGGCTTTGTGTGGCGCGGATGGGTTGCCCTCTGTTGCTGGGGATTGCGGATGAAGGCCATTATTTCGCCTCGGACGTGGCCGCCCTGTTGCCCGTAACCCGTCGGGTGCTGTATCTGGATGATGGCGACGTAGCCTTGTTGGAGCGGGACAAGCTGTCCATTACCGATCAGGCGGGGCAGCCCCAGAAACGTGAAGAACATTGGAGTGAACTCAGTGCTGCCGCTGTCGATTTGGGACCGTACCGGCACTTTATGCAAAAGGAAATCCACGAGCAGCCCCGGGCCTTGGCGGATACCCTGGAAGGGGCGTTGAACAGCCAGTTGAATCTGGGCGATTTGTGGGGAGCGCAGGCGGAAGCCATTTTCAAGGATGTGAACAGCGTGCTGTTTCTGGCTTCCGGCACCAGTCATTACGCGACCCTGGTGGGACGGCAATGGCTGGAGAGCATTGCCGGGATTCCCGCTCAGGCAGAGCTCGGTCATGAATACCGCTACCGCGACTCCATTCCCAACCCGCGTCAGCTCATTGTGACCCTCTCCCAGTCGGGCGAAACGCTGGATACGTTTGAAGCCCTGAAACGGGCCAAGGAGCTGGGTCACGACTATACCCTGTCCATTTGCAATGTCGCGGAAAGTGCCATCCCCAGAGCCTCGGCACTGCGTTTTCTGACCCGCGCCGGCCCCGAAATCGGGGTGGCGTCCACCAAGGCGTTTACGACCCAACTGGTCGCTTTGTATTTGCTGGCGATTTCTCTGGCCAAGGCGCAGGGCAAACTGGATGCGGATACCCAGGCTACCCATCTGGAGGCTCTCCGCCAGCTTCCCGGCAGCGTCCAGCATGCCCTGAATCTGGAACCACAAATCCAGGGTTGGGCAGCACGTTTTGCGGGCAAGGAACATGCGCTTTTTCTGGGACGTGGACTGCATTATCCCATCGCCCTGGAAGGCGCCCTCAAGCTCAAGGAAATCTCCTACATTCACGCCGAAGCCTATCCCGCAGGGGAGCTCAAACATGGCCCACTGGCTTTGGTGGACAGCAATATGCCCGTCGTGGTTATTGCCCCCAATGACCGTTTGCTGGAAAAAGTGGCCGCAAACATGCAGGAAGTGCATGCCCGAGGCGGAGAGTTGTATGTGTTCGCTGATGCAGACAGTCACTTCAGCGCCAGCGCGGGTATTCACGTCATGCGTCTGCCCCGCCACACCGGTCTGCTTTCACCGGTGGTACACGTCATTCCGGTACAGCTCCTAGCCTATCATGCCGCGCTGGTAAAAGGCACCGATGTGGACCGTCCCCGCAATCTGGCCAAGGCGGTTACGGTGGAATGA